The Dioscorea cayenensis subsp. rotundata cultivar TDr96_F1 chromosome 19, TDr96_F1_v2_PseudoChromosome.rev07_lg8_w22 25.fasta, whole genome shotgun sequence genome includes a window with the following:
- the LOC120250198 gene encoding pentatricopeptide repeat-containing protein At1g60770 isoform X2 — protein MQSLDRLVKIRKDTGGSTESERLLLQWFWLSETMAKRGMNLTVSDHAIRLDLVAKARGITSAEEYFINLPEPAKNNLAYGALLNCYCKELMTGKAEALMEKMKELRFASSPMVYNSLMTLYTKTNRHDKIPSIIQEMKADDVMPDCFTYNVWMRALAAMKDISGVERVIEEMKRDGRVTADWTTYSNLASIYVDAGMFQKAEGALKELEKRNDGRDLSAYQFLITLYGRTGNLVEVYRIWRSLKLAHPRMANISYLNMIQVLVNLKDLSGAEICFKEWESKCSTYDIRVVNVLLRAYTKEDMFEKAEKLKKHAKMKGARLNAKTWEILMEYHLNKGDMKSVIYCADRGMKKGKTYNRIWVPPPNVVKSIMQYFEEKKNVNGAEKFIEVLKSVQSELSTELLEALIRTYAIAGKKSPGIRLRLKMENATVNEATEKLLDQICVE, from the exons ATGCAATCACTGGATAGATTAGTCAAAATAAG GAAAGACACAGGAGGGTCTACAGAGAGTGAAAGGCTTCTGCTACAGTGGTTTTGG CTTTCAGAAACAATGGCTAAGAGGGGCATGAACTTGACTGTAAGTGATCATGCAATTCGTTTGGACCTTGTGGCAAAAGCAAGAGGCATCACTTCAGCTGAAGAATACTTCATCAACCTCCCGGAGCCTGCCAAGAATAACCTCGCTTATGGTGCACTCCTTAACTGTTATTGCAAGGAATTGATGACTGGGAAGGCTGAGGCTCTCATGGAAAAGATGAAGGAGCTGAGATTTGCCTCAAGCCCCATGGTGTATAACAGCTTAATGACCCTCTACACCAAAACCAACAGACATGATAAGATACCAAGCATCATACAAGAGATGAAGGCTGATGATGTGATGCCAGATTGCTTCACCTACAATGTCTGGATGAGAGCTCTTGCTGCAATGAAGGACATCTCTGGTGTTGAAAGAGTTATAGAAGAGATGAAAAGAGATGGGCGTGTAACAGCTGATTGGACAACCTACAGCAACTTGGCCTCGATTTATGTAGATGCTGGCATGTTTCAGAAAGCTGAAGGAGCtctcaaagaactcgagaagAGAAATGATGGTAGAGATCTCAGTGCCTATCAATTTCTCATCACACTGTATGGAAGAACTGGAAACCTTGTAGAAGTATACCGTATTTGGCGATCTCTGAAGCTGGCTCATCCACGAATGGCCAACATAAGCTACCTGAACATGATCCAGGTGCTTGTGAATCTAAAGGATTTGTCCGGTGCCGAAATTTGTTTCAAGGAATGGGAATCCAAATGCTCAACTTATGATATCCGGGTGGTGAATGTCTTACTTCGAGCTTACACCAAAGAAGACATGTTTGAAAAAGCCGAAAAGCTAAAGAAGCACGCGAAGATGAAAGGTGCCAGGTTAAATGCGAAAACATGGGAAATTCTCATGGAATATCATCTAAACAAGGGTGACATGAAATCAGTGATCTACTGCGCTGACCGCGGAATGAAGAAGGGTAAAACCTATAATAGAATTTGGGTGCCTCCTCCGAATGTGGTTAAATCTATAATGCAATACTTCGAAGAGAAGAAGAACGTAAACGGAGCAGAGAAATTCATTGAGGTTCTGAAGTCAGTGCAATCAGAATTATCAACCGAATTGTTGGAAGCTCTGATCAGAACATATGCAATTGCCGGTAAAAAAAGCCCGGGAATACGTCTTCGACTTAAGATGGAGAATGCAACAGTGAATGAGGCAACCGAGAAACTACTTGATCAAATTTGTGTTGAATGA
- the LOC120250199 gene encoding zinc finger CCCH domain-containing protein 17, translating to MDIEAGDRYGNKRIHQRIGGSNPSSISERSNNKVCHHWRAGRCNRHPCPFLHAEPSIDSLPKRHQPAVEHHSLVWKNPGTNPGPPSKWGKARAPQKAPDKICKYFISGNCNYGERCRFLHSWFVGDSFSLLTPLQGHQKVITGIALPAGSDKLYSGSKDESVRVWDCQTGQCVGVINLGGEIGCMISEGPWIFVGIPNAVKAWNTQTATDLSLSGPTGQVYALVVGNEMLFAGIQDGHILAWKFSAVGNCFEPAASLSGHRLGVVSLVVGAMRLYSGSMDNTIRVWDLVTLQCIQTLTDHTSVVMSVLCWDQFLLSCSLDRTIKVWVATETGSLEVTYTHNEEQGLLALGGMHDAQAKPVLLCSCNDNVVRLYDLPSFTERGKIFSKDEVRAMQVGPGGLFFTGDGTGEVKVWKWSANETQSVN from the exons ATGGACATCGAAGCGGGGGATAGGTATGGGAACAAGAGGATCCACCAGCGTATTGGTGGTTCGAACCCTTCTTCAATCTCTGAGAGGAGTAACAACAAGGTGTGCCATCATTGGCGGGCTGGGCGGTGCAATCGCCACCCTTGCCCGTTCCTGCACGCTGAGCCTTCAATTGATTCCTTGCCCAAGCGCCATCAGCCGGCAGTCGAGCACCACTCGCTTGTTTGGAAGAACCCCGGCACAAACCCTGGCCCCCCGTCCAAGTGGGGTAAGGCCCGAGCGCCCCAGAAGGCTCCTGACAAGATTTGCAAGTATTTCATAAGTGGCAACTGTAACTACGGTGAAAGATGCCGGTTTTTGCATTCTTGGTTCGTTGGCGATAGCTTCTCTCTTCTAACTCCTCTTCAAGGCCACCAGAAG GTTATTACTGGGATTGCACTGCCGGCTGGGTCAGACAAGCTGTATTCTGGGAGTAAAGATGAGTCTGTGCGAGTTTGGGATTGTCAGACTGGTCAG TGTGTTGGAGTCATCAATTTGGGAGGTGAAATTGGTTGCATGATCAGTGAAGGACCATGGATATTTGTTGGAATTCCCAATGCTGTGAAG GCATGGAATACACAGACAGCAACAGATCTAAGTCTCAGTGGACCTACTGGACAAGTTTATGCATTGGTTGTTGGCAATGAGATGCTTTTTGCTGGAATTCAG GACGGTCACATACTCGCCTGGAAGTTTAGTGCTGTGGGCAATTGCTTTGAACCTGCAGCTTCTCTTAGCGGCCATAGACTTGGTGTTGTTTCTCTCGTTGTTGGAGCAATGAGACTATACTCTGGTTCCATGGACAATACTATTAGG GTTTGGGACCTGGTGACCTTGCAATGCATTCAGACGCTAACTGACCATACATCAGTGGTTATGTCAGTTCTTTGTTGGGATCAGTTTCTGTTATCTTGTTCATTGGACCGGACGATAAAG GTTTGGGTTGCAACTGAAACTGGAAGTCTAGAAGTAACATATACTCACAATGAAGAGCAG GGGCTGCTAGCATTAGGTGGAATGCATGATGCACAGGCCAAGCCTGTCTTGTTGTGCTCTTGCAATGACAATGTTGTCCGGCTCTATGATTTGCCATC CTTCACCGAGAGgggcaagattttctccaaggATGAAGTGCGGGCAATGCAAGTTGGCCCAGGGGGCTTATTTTTCACTGGAGATGGTACTGGTGAGGTAAAGGTATGGAAATGGTCGGCAAACGAGACACAAAGCGTGAACTAG
- the LOC120250198 gene encoding pentatricopeptide repeat-containing protein At1g60770 isoform X1 — protein MATKTKLVAERSSKYLEEALYKRLFRGGSSPKSVSNEVTDFLKSRKLVYKWEVGVTLRKLRSRKRFRPALKLSETMAKRGMNLTVSDHAIRLDLVAKARGITSAEEYFINLPEPAKNNLAYGALLNCYCKELMTGKAEALMEKMKELRFASSPMVYNSLMTLYTKTNRHDKIPSIIQEMKADDVMPDCFTYNVWMRALAAMKDISGVERVIEEMKRDGRVTADWTTYSNLASIYVDAGMFQKAEGALKELEKRNDGRDLSAYQFLITLYGRTGNLVEVYRIWRSLKLAHPRMANISYLNMIQVLVNLKDLSGAEICFKEWESKCSTYDIRVVNVLLRAYTKEDMFEKAEKLKKHAKMKGARLNAKTWEILMEYHLNKGDMKSVIYCADRGMKKGKTYNRIWVPPPNVVKSIMQYFEEKKNVNGAEKFIEVLKSVQSELSTELLEALIRTYAIAGKKSPGIRLRLKMENATVNEATEKLLDQICVE, from the exons ATGGCGACGAAGACGAAGCTTGTGGCAGAGAGATCGAGCAAGTACCTAGAAGAGGCTCTGTACAAGAGGCTCTTCAGGGGCGGGAGCTCACCGAAGAGCGTTAGTAATGAAGTCACCGATTTCCTCAAGAGCCGTAAGCTTGTCTACAAATGGGAGGTCGGCGTCACACTCCGCAAGCTCCGCTCTCGCAAGCGATTCCGTCCGGCCCTTAAG CTTTCAGAAACAATGGCTAAGAGGGGCATGAACTTGACTGTAAGTGATCATGCAATTCGTTTGGACCTTGTGGCAAAAGCAAGAGGCATCACTTCAGCTGAAGAATACTTCATCAACCTCCCGGAGCCTGCCAAGAATAACCTCGCTTATGGTGCACTCCTTAACTGTTATTGCAAGGAATTGATGACTGGGAAGGCTGAGGCTCTCATGGAAAAGATGAAGGAGCTGAGATTTGCCTCAAGCCCCATGGTGTATAACAGCTTAATGACCCTCTACACCAAAACCAACAGACATGATAAGATACCAAGCATCATACAAGAGATGAAGGCTGATGATGTGATGCCAGATTGCTTCACCTACAATGTCTGGATGAGAGCTCTTGCTGCAATGAAGGACATCTCTGGTGTTGAAAGAGTTATAGAAGAGATGAAAAGAGATGGGCGTGTAACAGCTGATTGGACAACCTACAGCAACTTGGCCTCGATTTATGTAGATGCTGGCATGTTTCAGAAAGCTGAAGGAGCtctcaaagaactcgagaagAGAAATGATGGTAGAGATCTCAGTGCCTATCAATTTCTCATCACACTGTATGGAAGAACTGGAAACCTTGTAGAAGTATACCGTATTTGGCGATCTCTGAAGCTGGCTCATCCACGAATGGCCAACATAAGCTACCTGAACATGATCCAGGTGCTTGTGAATCTAAAGGATTTGTCCGGTGCCGAAATTTGTTTCAAGGAATGGGAATCCAAATGCTCAACTTATGATATCCGGGTGGTGAATGTCTTACTTCGAGCTTACACCAAAGAAGACATGTTTGAAAAAGCCGAAAAGCTAAAGAAGCACGCGAAGATGAAAGGTGCCAGGTTAAATGCGAAAACATGGGAAATTCTCATGGAATATCATCTAAACAAGGGTGACATGAAATCAGTGATCTACTGCGCTGACCGCGGAATGAAGAAGGGTAAAACCTATAATAGAATTTGGGTGCCTCCTCCGAATGTGGTTAAATCTATAATGCAATACTTCGAAGAGAAGAAGAACGTAAACGGAGCAGAGAAATTCATTGAGGTTCTGAAGTCAGTGCAATCAGAATTATCAACCGAATTGTTGGAAGCTCTGATCAGAACATATGCAATTGCCGGTAAAAAAAGCCCGGGAATACGTCTTCGACTTAAGATGGAGAATGCAACAGTGAATGAGGCAACCGAGAAACTACTTGATCAAATTTGTGTTGAATGA
- the LOC120284183 gene encoding uncharacterized protein LOC120284183 gives MERVIAIADTASWCCAMALVAVILVTALRESTTSPLETSTTTMTMRGERLAGRRPCDEIYVVGEGETLHTISDKCGDPFIVERNPHIHDPDDVFPGLVITLQPSKPL, from the coding sequence ATGGAAAGAGTGATAGCCATAGCTGATACAGCTTCATGGTGCTGTGCCATGGCTCTGGTTGCTGTGATCCTAGTGACTGCTCTTAGAGAAAGCACTACAAGCCCCTTAGAGACGAGCACAACGACGATGACGATGAGAGGAGAAAGACTCGCCGGACGACGACCATGCGACGAGATATATGTCGTCGGAGAAGGAGAAACTCTTCATACCATCAGTGACAAGTGTGGTGATCCCTTCATCGTTGAAAGAAACCCTCACATACATGACCCTGATGATGTTTTCCCTGGCCTTGTTATCACTCTCCAACCTTCCAAGCCTCTCTAA